The proteins below are encoded in one region of Juglans microcarpa x Juglans regia isolate MS1-56 chromosome 4D, Jm3101_v1.0, whole genome shotgun sequence:
- the LOC121259711 gene encoding 5'-nucleotidase domain-containing protein DDB_G0275467 isoform X1 — MASFRRLVSLCSSSIKRTACSASGVGEGFGGSKLRGYSVIASSRQIELKSNDEAQSNTVVVDDEIAKIQHAFDAARQGFHKIPKALKAMPKMNPKGIYVNKNLRLDNIQVYGFDYDYTLAHYSADLQSLIYDLAKEHMVNELRYPDICMEFEYDPTFPIRGLYYDRLKGCLLKLDFFGSIEPDGCYFGRHKLSRKEIKEIYGTRHIGRDQARGLVGLMDFFCFSEACLIADIVQHFVDAKLEFDACYIYEDVNRAIQHVHHSGLVHRGILADPPRYLVKNGELLRFLRMLRDKGKKLFLLTNSPFYFVDGGMSFMLEDSTGYRDSWREIFDVVIAKANKPEFYTSEHPFRCYDTEKDTLAFTKVDSFLPNKIYYHGCLKSFLQITKWNGPEVIYFGDHLFSDLRGPSKAGWRTAAIIHELESEIHTQNEDSYRFEQAKFHIIQELLGKLHSTLGTSQRNAKYKSLLEELNEERQKACSMMKRMFNRSFGATFLTDTGQESAFAYHIHQYADVYTSKPENFLFYPPEAWLHVPFDIKIMPHHVKVPSTLFKNQ, encoded by the exons ATGGCCTCCTTTCGCAGGCTTGTCTCCCTCTGTTCTTCCTCCATTAAA AGGACTGCATGCTCGGCTTCTGGAGTTGGAGAag ggttTGGAGGAAGCAAGCTTCGAGGTTATAGTGTGATTGCTTCATCCAGGCAAATTGAATTGAAGTCGAATGATGAAGCTCAGTCGAATACTGTGGTAGTTGATGATGAAATTGCGAAGATCCAGCATGCCTTTGATGCTGCAAGACAGGGCTTTCACAAGATTCCCAAGGCGCTGAAGGCAATGCCCAAGATGAATCCGAAGG GCATTTATGTAAATAAGAACTTACGGTTGGACAACATACAAGTTTATGGCTTCGACTATGATTACACTTTAGCACATTACTCTGCCGATTTGCAGAGTTTGATTTATGATCTTGCAAAGGAGCATATGGTTAACGAG CTTAGGTATCCTGACATATGCATGGAATTTGAATATGACCCGACTTTTCCTATTAGAGGCCTATACTATGATAGACTAAAAGGATGTCTTTTGAAGTTGGATTTCTTTGGGTCTATTGAGCCAGATGGGTGCTACTTTGGTCGTCACAAg CTCAGCAGGAAGGAAATAAAAGAGATATACGGGACACGGCACATTGGCCGTGATCAAGCCCGTGGGCTTGTGGGTTTGATGGATTTCTTCTGCTTTAGTGag GCCTGCCTTATTGCAGATATTGTGCAACATTTTGTTGATGCAAAGCTGGAATTTGATGCTTGCTACATCTATGAAGACGTAAATCGTGCAATTCAGCATGTCCACCATAGTGGCTTGGTTCACAGGGGAATTCTTGCTGATCCTCCTAGATACCTAGTTAAAAAT GGGGAACTGCTACGGTTTCTCAGGATGCTAAGGGACAAGGGAAAGAAACTTTTCTTGCTGACAAATTCTCCATTTTACTTCGTGGATGGAGGAATGAGTTTTATGTTGGAG gaTTCTACGGGTTACAGAGACTCCTGGAGGGAAATTTTTGATGTTGTGATCGCTAAGGCCAACAAGCCAGAGTTCTACACCTCTGAGCATCCATTCCG TTGTTATGACACAGAGAAGGACACTTTAGCTTTCACCAAGGTGGATTCTTTtctcccaaataaaatatactacCATGGATGCCTCAAATCTTTTCTCCAAATAACCAAGTGGAATGGCCCAGAG GTAATATATTTTGGGGATCATCTATTTAGTGACCTGAGAGGACCCTCAAAGGCTGGTTGGCGCACTGCAGCCATCATCCATGAACTTGAA AGCGAAATACATACACAAAATGAGGATAGCTACCGTTTTGAACAG GCAAAATTTCACATCATACAGGAACTGCTGGGTAAATTGCATTCAACTTTAGGTACCAGCCAGAGAAATGCAAAGTACAAGTCACTTTTGGAGGAGCTTAATGAAGAACGGCAGAAGGCATGCAGCATGATGAAGAGAATGTTCAATAGATCTTTTGGAGCTACATTCCTCACTGACACGGGTCAAGAATCTGCTTTTGCCTATCACATTCATCAATATGCAGATGTGTACACCAGCAAGCCGGAGAACTTCTTATTCTATCCTCCTGAAGCATGGCTTCATGTACCCTTTGATATCAAGATCATGCCGCATCATGTGAAG GTTCCATCAACCTTGTTCAAAAATCAATAG
- the LOC121259711 gene encoding 5'-nucleotidase domain-containing protein DDB_G0275467 isoform X3: MPKMNPKGIYVNKNLRLDNIQVYGFDYDYTLAHYSADLQSLIYDLAKEHMVNELRYPDICMEFEYDPTFPIRGLYYDRLKGCLLKLDFFGSIEPDGCYFGRHKLSRKEIKEIYGTRHIGRDQARGLVGLMDFFCFSEACLIADIVQHFVDAKLEFDACYIYEDVNRAIQHVHHSGLVHRGILADPPRYLVKNGELLRFLRMLRDKGKKLFLLTNSPFYFVDGGMSFMLEDSTGYRDSWREIFDVVIAKANKPEFYTSEHPFRCYDTEKDTLAFTKVDSFLPNKIYYHGCLKSFLQITKWNGPEVIYFGDHLFSDLRGPSKAGWRTAAIIHELESEIHTQNEDSYRFEQAKFHIIQELLGKLHSTLGTSQRNAKYKSLLEELNEERQKACSMMKRMFNRSFGATFLTDTGQESAFAYHIHQYADVYTSKPENFLFYPPEAWLHVPFDIKIMPHHVKVPSTLFKNQ; the protein is encoded by the exons ATGCCCAAGATGAATCCGAAGG GCATTTATGTAAATAAGAACTTACGGTTGGACAACATACAAGTTTATGGCTTCGACTATGATTACACTTTAGCACATTACTCTGCCGATTTGCAGAGTTTGATTTATGATCTTGCAAAGGAGCATATGGTTAACGAG CTTAGGTATCCTGACATATGCATGGAATTTGAATATGACCCGACTTTTCCTATTAGAGGCCTATACTATGATAGACTAAAAGGATGTCTTTTGAAGTTGGATTTCTTTGGGTCTATTGAGCCAGATGGGTGCTACTTTGGTCGTCACAAg CTCAGCAGGAAGGAAATAAAAGAGATATACGGGACACGGCACATTGGCCGTGATCAAGCCCGTGGGCTTGTGGGTTTGATGGATTTCTTCTGCTTTAGTGag GCCTGCCTTATTGCAGATATTGTGCAACATTTTGTTGATGCAAAGCTGGAATTTGATGCTTGCTACATCTATGAAGACGTAAATCGTGCAATTCAGCATGTCCACCATAGTGGCTTGGTTCACAGGGGAATTCTTGCTGATCCTCCTAGATACCTAGTTAAAAAT GGGGAACTGCTACGGTTTCTCAGGATGCTAAGGGACAAGGGAAAGAAACTTTTCTTGCTGACAAATTCTCCATTTTACTTCGTGGATGGAGGAATGAGTTTTATGTTGGAG gaTTCTACGGGTTACAGAGACTCCTGGAGGGAAATTTTTGATGTTGTGATCGCTAAGGCCAACAAGCCAGAGTTCTACACCTCTGAGCATCCATTCCG TTGTTATGACACAGAGAAGGACACTTTAGCTTTCACCAAGGTGGATTCTTTtctcccaaataaaatatactacCATGGATGCCTCAAATCTTTTCTCCAAATAACCAAGTGGAATGGCCCAGAG GTAATATATTTTGGGGATCATCTATTTAGTGACCTGAGAGGACCCTCAAAGGCTGGTTGGCGCACTGCAGCCATCATCCATGAACTTGAA AGCGAAATACATACACAAAATGAGGATAGCTACCGTTTTGAACAG GCAAAATTTCACATCATACAGGAACTGCTGGGTAAATTGCATTCAACTTTAGGTACCAGCCAGAGAAATGCAAAGTACAAGTCACTTTTGGAGGAGCTTAATGAAGAACGGCAGAAGGCATGCAGCATGATGAAGAGAATGTTCAATAGATCTTTTGGAGCTACATTCCTCACTGACACGGGTCAAGAATCTGCTTTTGCCTATCACATTCATCAATATGCAGATGTGTACACCAGCAAGCCGGAGAACTTCTTATTCTATCCTCCTGAAGCATGGCTTCATGTACCCTTTGATATCAAGATCATGCCGCATCATGTGAAG GTTCCATCAACCTTGTTCAAAAATCAATAG
- the LOC121259711 gene encoding 5'-nucleotidase domain-containing protein DDB_G0275467 isoform X2 encodes MASFRRLVSLCSSSIKRTACSASGVGEGFGGSKLRGYSVIASSRQIELKSNDEAQSNTVVVDDEIAKIQHAFDAARQGFHKIPKALKAMPKMNPKGIYVNKNLRLDNIQVYGFDYDYTLAHYSADLQSLIYDLAKEHMVNELRYPDICMEFEYDPTFPIRGLYYDRLKGCLLKLDFFGSIEPDGCYFGRHKLSRKEIKEIYGTRHIGRDQARGLVGLMDFFCFSEACLIADIVQHFVDAKLEFDACYIYEDVNRAIQHVHHSGLVHRGILADPPRYLVKNGELLRFLRMLRDKGKKLFLLTNSPFYFVDGGMSFMLEDSTGYRDSWREIFDVVIAKANKPEFYTSEHPFRCYDTEKDTLAFTKVDSFLPNKIYYHGCLKSFLQITKWNGPESEIHTQNEDSYRFEQAKFHIIQELLGKLHSTLGTSQRNAKYKSLLEELNEERQKACSMMKRMFNRSFGATFLTDTGQESAFAYHIHQYADVYTSKPENFLFYPPEAWLHVPFDIKIMPHHVKVPSTLFKNQ; translated from the exons ATGGCCTCCTTTCGCAGGCTTGTCTCCCTCTGTTCTTCCTCCATTAAA AGGACTGCATGCTCGGCTTCTGGAGTTGGAGAag ggttTGGAGGAAGCAAGCTTCGAGGTTATAGTGTGATTGCTTCATCCAGGCAAATTGAATTGAAGTCGAATGATGAAGCTCAGTCGAATACTGTGGTAGTTGATGATGAAATTGCGAAGATCCAGCATGCCTTTGATGCTGCAAGACAGGGCTTTCACAAGATTCCCAAGGCGCTGAAGGCAATGCCCAAGATGAATCCGAAGG GCATTTATGTAAATAAGAACTTACGGTTGGACAACATACAAGTTTATGGCTTCGACTATGATTACACTTTAGCACATTACTCTGCCGATTTGCAGAGTTTGATTTATGATCTTGCAAAGGAGCATATGGTTAACGAG CTTAGGTATCCTGACATATGCATGGAATTTGAATATGACCCGACTTTTCCTATTAGAGGCCTATACTATGATAGACTAAAAGGATGTCTTTTGAAGTTGGATTTCTTTGGGTCTATTGAGCCAGATGGGTGCTACTTTGGTCGTCACAAg CTCAGCAGGAAGGAAATAAAAGAGATATACGGGACACGGCACATTGGCCGTGATCAAGCCCGTGGGCTTGTGGGTTTGATGGATTTCTTCTGCTTTAGTGag GCCTGCCTTATTGCAGATATTGTGCAACATTTTGTTGATGCAAAGCTGGAATTTGATGCTTGCTACATCTATGAAGACGTAAATCGTGCAATTCAGCATGTCCACCATAGTGGCTTGGTTCACAGGGGAATTCTTGCTGATCCTCCTAGATACCTAGTTAAAAAT GGGGAACTGCTACGGTTTCTCAGGATGCTAAGGGACAAGGGAAAGAAACTTTTCTTGCTGACAAATTCTCCATTTTACTTCGTGGATGGAGGAATGAGTTTTATGTTGGAG gaTTCTACGGGTTACAGAGACTCCTGGAGGGAAATTTTTGATGTTGTGATCGCTAAGGCCAACAAGCCAGAGTTCTACACCTCTGAGCATCCATTCCG TTGTTATGACACAGAGAAGGACACTTTAGCTTTCACCAAGGTGGATTCTTTtctcccaaataaaatatactacCATGGATGCCTCAAATCTTTTCTCCAAATAACCAAGTGGAATGGCCCAGAG AGCGAAATACATACACAAAATGAGGATAGCTACCGTTTTGAACAG GCAAAATTTCACATCATACAGGAACTGCTGGGTAAATTGCATTCAACTTTAGGTACCAGCCAGAGAAATGCAAAGTACAAGTCACTTTTGGAGGAGCTTAATGAAGAACGGCAGAAGGCATGCAGCATGATGAAGAGAATGTTCAATAGATCTTTTGGAGCTACATTCCTCACTGACACGGGTCAAGAATCTGCTTTTGCCTATCACATTCATCAATATGCAGATGTGTACACCAGCAAGCCGGAGAACTTCTTATTCTATCCTCCTGAAGCATGGCTTCATGTACCCTTTGATATCAAGATCATGCCGCATCATGTGAAG GTTCCATCAACCTTGTTCAAAAATCAATAG
- the LOC121260821 gene encoding serine/threonine-protein kinase STY13-like: MIQHRPYTQKVDVYNFGIVLWELITGMLPFQNMTAVQAAFAVINKGVRLIVSHDCQPVLSEIMARCWDANPNVNPPFIGVV, from the coding sequence ATGATCCAGCACAGGCCTTACACACAAAAAGTAGATGTGTACAATTTCGGGATTGTTCTCTGGGAACTAATCACAGGAATGCTTCCGTTCCAGAACATGACGGCAGTGCAGGCAGCATTTGCGGTTATTAACAAGGGTGTTCGTCTGATTGTTTCCCATGATTGCCAACCTGTTCTCAGTGAGATAATGGCCAGATGCTGGGATGCCAACCCTAATGTCAATCCTCCCTTCATTGGCGTTGTCTGA
- the LOC121261343 gene encoding uncharacterized protein LOC121261343, translated as MDRMPNTVTINAGLILGHRVTQQNPDYSRVNNVISSILPFVDVKFLVDVHIRAFEDRSTCGRYFYFSGIANSEIEAIKLAQSLSPLISLPPRYECQGREVYAERLRTKKLNKLFEGITTR; from the exons ATGGATCGCATGCCCAACACGGTTACCATAAATGCAGGACTGATTCTTGGACATCGGGTCACTCAACAGAATCCCGATTATTCCCGAGTCAACAATGTCATATCTTCAA TTCTGCCATTCGTTGACGTGAAGTTTCTTGTCGACGTTCATATTCGAGCTTTTGAAGATCGTTCCACATGTGGTCGGTATTTCTACTTCAGTGGGATAGCTAACTCGGAGATTGAAGCTATTAAACTCGCCCAAAGCTTAAGCCCTTTAATATCCTTGCCACCTAG GTACGAATGCCAAGGACGTGAGGTTTATGCTGAGAGGTTGAGGACCAAGAAGTTAAACAAGCTATTTGAGGGCATCACCACCCGCTAG